One stretch of Rhipicephalus sanguineus isolate Rsan-2018 chromosome 10, BIME_Rsan_1.4, whole genome shotgun sequence DNA includes these proteins:
- the LOC119406264 gene encoding LOW QUALITY PROTEIN: translocation protein SEC63 homolog (The sequence of the model RefSeq protein was modified relative to this genomic sequence to represent the inferred CDS: inserted 1 base in 1 codon; deleted 1 base in 1 codon): MAGAKFQYDESGGTFFYFLLSFLALVVIPCTYYFWPKDERAADSEKKGGRSCRCPQCVDKSRRLRVNQPWRRTKQNIVRVLLVLGWVAMAATAYKVAHLEHDFVKWDPYEILEIDPSSSERAIRKAYHKLSLVYHPDKDTGDEQKFMMIAKAYAALTDEEARKNWETYGNPDGPGATSFGIALPSWIVEKENSLWVLGLYAAVFMIALPVAVGVWWYRSAKYGEDQVLLDTSHLYLYFINKCHLLILRRVIMVLAASLEFEKSHNPEIVLRPTDDVEIPALIKMLPNFNEKNRERPLCYEYSIKARALLYAHMLRIPLSPGLDEDRCYVLRKCPALLAEFVHCASQLTMLGLAGRISRIPSLETLESAMRLSALLVQAQWEHSHPFLQLPHVTEELLKHLSGKRRSIRSLHQLCALPAADRRTLFRNLSDAQYEDILTCLENMPLIVLSVSTEVLDDEDEGVITAESIVTVTATLTRRPLLSNAKEEAAQPEAEEASGTEEVDAAAGDLKDNSPRVRSTANNKHKGWDKSRKKKGAKGGKGKRRMPXQNKGKKQQQVAETKEEAHPQPARDEEQHDAVDVDEDSDSEDSDDERHSEKQTSRRNSAANRNASSAAAEEDDDWQSIQHKVSKKDKNLEKKSRRSHSVHCPLFPDDKQEFWWVYLVDKKQRSLSTVPFLVTNLVDTEEVVLKFTAPSRPGIYHYTLHVRSDSYRDLDVMQNLRLDVKPAQKVQESHPQWDISEDEEDRADEEDSAVEDSDLAASEASDDD; this comes from the exons ATGGCCGGTGCGAAGTTTCAGTACGACGAGAGCGGCGGTACGTTCTTTTACTTCCTGCTGTCGTTTCTTGCGCTCGTGGTGATCCCTTGCACGTACTACTTCTGGCCGAAGGATGAGCGCGCCGCGGACTCGGAGAAGAAAGGGGGCCGCAGCTGCCGCTGCCCGCAGTGCGTGGACAAGAGCCGGCGTCTGCGCGTCAACCAGCCGTGGCGCCGCACCAAACAGAACATCGTCCGCGTACTGCTCGTGCTTGGGTGGGTGGCCATGGCCGCAACCGCGTACAAGGTGGCTCACCTAGAGCACGACTTCGTCAAGTGGGACCCGTACGAGATCCTTGAGATCGACCCGTCCTCGTCGGAGCGGGCCATACGTAAGGCGTACCACAAGCTCAGCCTGGTCTACCATCCGGACAAGGACACCGGCGACGAGCAGAAGTTCATGATGATCGCCAAGGCGTACGCGGCGCTCACCGACGAAGAGGCACGCAAGAACTGGGAGACGTACGGCAACCCGGACGGGCCCGGGGCCACGTCTTTTGGAATTGCTCTTCCCTCGTGGATCGTCGAGAAGGAGAACTCGCTCTGGGTACTCGGTTTGTACGCGGCGGTCTTCATGATAGCGCTCCCAGTGGCGGTTGGTGTCTGGTGGTACCGCTCGGCCAAGTACGGGGAAGACCAGGTCCTTCTGGACACTTCGCACCTGTACCTGTATTTCATCAACAAGTGTCACCTACTCATTCTGCGCCGTGTCATCATGGTTTTAGCAGCCTCCCTAGAATTTGAGAAGAGTCACAACCCGGAGATTGTGCTCCGCCCAACGGATGACGTCGAGATCCCCGCGCTCATCAAAATGTTGCCAAACTTTAACGAGAAGAACCGCGAGCGGCCGCTCTGCTACGAGTACAGCATCAAGGCGCGCGCCCTGCTGTAcgcgcacatgcttcgcatacctTTGAGCCCCGGTTTGGACGAGGACAGGTGTTACGTCCTCCGAAAGTGCCCTGCCCTGCTGGCCGAGTTTGTCCACTGCGCGTCGCAGCTCACCATGCTCGGCCTGGCAGGTCGCATTTCCAGAATCCCCAGCCTGGAGACGCTCGAGTCGGCCATGCGACTGAGCGCATTGCTGGTGCAAGCACAGTGGGAGCACAGCCACCCGTTTCTACAATTGCCGCACGTCACGGAGGAGCTGCTGAAACACCTGAGCGGCAAGCGCAGGTCCATTCGCAGCCTACACCAATTGTGCGCTCTTCCGGCAGCCGACAGGCGGACTCTTTTCCGAAACCTCAGCGACGCTCAGTACGAGGACATCCTCACCTGCCTCGAGAACATGCCTCTCATTGTGCTCAGCGTGAGCACGGAAGTgttggacgacgaagacgaaggTGTCATCACTGCAGAGTCAATCGTCACAGTCACGGCAACGCTGACCAGAAGGCCCCTGCTGTCCAATGCGAAAGAGGAAGCCGCCCAGCCGGAGGCGGAGGAGGCATCTGGCACGGAAGAAGTGGACGCCGCGGCTGGGGATCTCAAGGACAACTCGCCTCGGGTGCGGAGCACTGCAAACAACAAGCACAAGGGTTGGGACAAGTCTCGTAAGAAGAAAGGAGCAAAGGGTGGAAAGGGAAAGAGAAGAATGC CGCAGAACAAAGGCAAGAAGCAACAACAAGTGGCGGAAACTAAGGAAGAGGCACATCCTCAGCCAGCACGAGACGAAGAACAGCACGACGCAGTCGACGTTGACGAGGACAGCGACTCCGAGGACAGTGATGACGAAAGGCATAGCGAGAAGCAGACAAGCCGACGAAACAGTGCGGCAAACCGGAACGCTTCATCGGCAGCTGCAGAGGAGGACGACGACTGGCAGAGCATCCAGCACAAGGTCTCCAAGAAGGACAAGAACCTCGAGAAGAAATCCCGGCGGTCACACAGTGTCCACTGCCCACTGTTCCCCGATGACAAACAGGAGTTCTGGTGGGTGTACCTGGTTGACAAGAAACAGAGGAGCCTGTCCACAGTGCCCTTCCTGGTAACAAACTTGGTGGATACGGAGGAGGTGGTTCTTAAGTTCACAGCTCCATCTCGGCCCGGCATCTACCATTACACACTACAT GTGCGCAGTGACTCGTACCGTGACCTGGACGTCATGCAGAACCTACGGCTTGATGTGAAGCCTGCGCAAAAGGTGCAAGAATCGCACCCACAGTGGGACATCTCGGAAGACGAGGAGGACAGGGCGGACGAAGAAGACAGTGCGGTGGAGGACTCTGACCTAGCAGCGAGTGAGGCTTCTGATGACGACTGA